One Acidimicrobiia bacterium DNA segment encodes these proteins:
- the panB gene encoding 3-methyl-2-oxobutanoate hydroxymethyltransferase: MRDTVTAPGIRAAKGGPKIRMITAYDAPSARIGDRAGADILLVGDSVANVVLGRPTTLSMTLDEMIYHTRAVADTEPKALVVGDMPWLTYHVSVEETVRNAGRMVRDGGAEAVKLEGGRKRLPMVEAVLDAEIPVMGHLGLTPQSVHAMGGYRVQGKDAEAARALVDDAKALDAAGVFAIVLEGVPDVLAALVTREVGAPTIGIGAGADVDGQVLVFHDLLGFTDGEHQPKFVRRYADLEDVAVDAVERFFEDVQKGDFPSEEETYHMPEKAARELLE, translated from the coding sequence ATGCGCGACACAGTGACCGCCCCCGGCATCCGCGCCGCCAAGGGCGGGCCGAAGATTCGCATGATCACCGCCTACGACGCACCGTCGGCCCGGATCGGTGATCGGGCCGGAGCCGACATCCTCCTCGTCGGCGACTCGGTAGCCAATGTCGTGCTTGGGCGACCGACCACGCTGTCGATGACCCTCGACGAGATGATCTATCACACCCGTGCGGTTGCCGACACCGAGCCCAAGGCTCTGGTGGTCGGGGACATGCCCTGGCTGACCTATCACGTATCCGTAGAAGAGACCGTGCGCAACGCTGGCCGGATGGTCCGTGACGGGGGAGCTGAGGCGGTCAAGCTCGAGGGTGGTCGGAAGAGGCTGCCGATGGTCGAGGCGGTACTCGATGCCGAGATCCCGGTGATGGGTCACCTCGGTCTGACTCCGCAGTCGGTCCATGCCATGGGTGGCTATCGGGTACAGGGCAAGGATGCGGAAGCCGCCCGAGCGCTCGTGGATGATGCCAAGGCGTTGGACGCGGCGGGTGTCTTTGCCATCGTCCTCGAGGGGGTCCCCGACGTGCTCGCCGCGCTGGTCACGCGTGAAGTAGGGGCTCCAACGATCGGCATCGGAGCCGGCGCTGACGTGGACGGGCAGGTCCTCGTGTTCCACGACCTGCTCGGCTTTACCGACGGTGAGCACCAACCCAAGTTCGTCCGCCGCTACGCCGACCTGGAAGACGTGGCGGTCGACGCCGTCGAACGCTTTTTCGAGGATGTCCAAAAGGGCGATTTCCCATCAGAAGAAGAGACCTACCACATGCCAGAGAAGGCGGCGCGGGAGCTTCTCGAGTAG